In Paenibacillus dendritiformis, the DNA window GTGCAGCAGTTCGAGAATGCGGGGACCAGCTACAATATGCCGATCATGCTCAAGCTGGACGGCGCGCTCGACGCCGCCAGACTGGAAAAAGCGCTGCACCGCTTAATCGCGCGGCATGAAGTCCTCAGGACTTCCTTCGAGATGAGAGACGGAGAACTCGTTCAGCGGGTGCATCTCCCGGACAGCATCCAGCCGTCGCTCATCCGCCACACGATAGAAGCGAGCCCGGGCGATGAAGATGCGGCATTGAGCCGCTTCGCCGGCCAATTTGTAAGACCGTTCGACTTGGCGGCGGCCCCTCTTATCCGCGCGGCGCTTCTGCGGCTGGCGCCGCAGCGCCATGTTCTGCTGCTCGATATGCATCATATCGCGGCCGACGGCATGTCCGTCGGGATTCTGCTCGACGATCTGATCGGACTGTACGAAGAGCGGGAGCTTGCGGAACTTCGCATTCAATACAAGGACTATGCCGTCTGGGAAGACGCCAGGGGCGGAAGCGGGGACGACAAGAACGAGCAATATTGGATAACCAGGTTCCAGCAGGCTCCTCCCGTGGTTGAATTGCCTACGGATCATGTGCGTCCGGCCGTGCGCACCTTTACGGGCAGCCGCATGACCGTAGAGCTGGATCCCGATCTGGCCGCGAGATTGAAGACGGCCGCAGCCGCAAGACATGATACCTTGTTCATGATCATGACGGGAGCCTACCACATCCTCCTGGCCAAATATTCAGGGGAAGAGGACATCGTTGTCGGTACCCCTTTCGCATGCCGAGAGGTTCTCAAGGAGGAGCCGGTTGCGGGCATGTTCGCCAATACGCTGGCCCTGCGGACCCATCCTTCCGCCGGGATGAAGGTTAGCGAGTATCTCGATTCTGTACGCAAGCTGGTCCTCGAGGCCTTCGAGCATGGCGCTTTTCCGTTGCAGAAGCTGATCAACCGGTTATCCCTTCCGTTCGATTCAAGCCGTCATCCGCTTTTTGATACGATGTTCGTCGTGGAGGATGAAGGAGTGGGCCGCTTTGAACTGCCAGGCCTGTCCATCGCCGCATCGGAATGGGATCATGGCACCTCTAAATTCGACATGACTTGGGTTTGCACTTCCTCCGATCAAGGGATCCAACTGGCCATCGAATATCGCAGCAACCTGTGGCAGCCGGCCACCATGCGGCGGATGGCTCAGCATTATATTCATATAGTGACGCAAATGCTGGATCGGCCCCAACTGGCCATCGGCGAGCTGGAGCTGTTGACCGAGTCCGAGAAGACGCAGCTGGAAGCATGGAATGCCACAGACATGCCTTATCCCCGTCATCTGTCCGTGGCGGAACTTTTTGAGCGGCAATGCGCCCGGAACGGGCAGGCCGAGGCGGTCGTTATGAATTCCCGAAGGCTCACTTACCAGTCCCTTAATGAGAAGGCCAACCAGTTGGCCTGGCATTTAATCGCGAAAGGCGCGAAGCCGGGGGAGACCGTTGGCCTCCTGATGAACCGTTCCCCGGAGATGATTATCGCCATCCTGGCCGTTGTCAAGACGGGAGCGGCTTATGTGCCGCTGGATCCGACCTTCCCGCCGGAGCGAATGCGATTCATGCTGAGGGATAGCGATGCCAAGCAGGTGATAGTGGCAGAGGATTACGGCATACCGGGCTTCGGAGGAGAATCGATTCCATACCGGGAGGACATCTGGGGCTCCCTGCCTGTTCATAATCCGGAGGGGAAGCATCGCCCAGTTCCCGAAGACGCTTTGTACATCATGTATACGTCGGGTTCGACGGGAATGCCCAAAGGAGTCGTAACGACCCACCGGAATGTCGTCAAGACGGTGATGAATAACGGCTATGTGGAGATTACGGGAGAAGACCGTCTCCTGCAAGTATCCAATTACGCCTTTGACGGAGCTACCTTCGATATCTACGGGGCCCTGCTGCATGGCGCGACTCTTGTTCTCATTGAACGGGACACGCTGCTTCAAGCCGCTGAACTGGCCGAAGTGATCCGCCGGGAGAACATTTCGGTGCTCTTCATGACCACGGCGTTATTTAATACGCTTGTCGATCTCGGGATGGACTGTCTGGCAGGGACAAGGAAGGTGCTGTTCGGCGGAGAGAAGGTATCGCCCAGACATGTCAGGAAGGCGGCAGCCGCGCTTGGGGAAGACCGGCTGATGCATATGTACGGCCCGACCGAAACCACCGTGTTCGCCACCTCCTGCTCCGTCGGCTTCGGAGAGCACATTCCGATCGGCAGGCCGATTCATAATACGCGGGTGTATGTTCTGAACAAGGAAGGCAAGCGGCAGCCTGTCGGCGTGCCGGGAGAATTATACATCGGAGGGGAAGGGCTGGCTCGTTCCTATCTGGGGCAGCCCGAGTTGACAGCGGCCAGATTTGTGGACGATCCGTTCAGGCCCGGATCCCTTATGTACCGAACCGGGGATCTTGTGAAATGGCTTCCTGACGGCAACCTCGAGTTCATTGAACGGATCGATCGCCAGGTCAAGATCAGGGGGAACCGGATTGAACTGGGGGAAGTAGAGAGGCATGTGCGGCTGCTTCCGGGGATTGCGGAAGCGGTTGTCGCCGCAAGCACGGACGAGCGCGGACATTCTTACTTATGCGCCTACGTGGTTCCTGACAAGAGCGGGACATTCCCTTCGGAACAACTCCCGCAATCGATTGCCGGCTGGAAGAATGAGCTGAGGCGCCAGCTTCCGGAATATATGGTGCCCGCGGTTTTTACGCGTCTGGAGACGCTGCCGCTGACGAGCAACGGCAAGGTGGACCGGGCAGCGCTGCCGGAGCCGTTCCTGTCGCGGGAGGACAATTATGTCCCGGCCGAAAATGCGGCCCAGGCAAGGCTTATTCGCATCTGGGAAGATGTGCTGGGCACAGACGGCATAGGCATCTACGATCACTTCTTCGATGCCGGCGGGCATTCGCTGAAGGCGATGCTGCTGGTTGGAAAAATACATCAGGAATTCAATGTAAAACTGTCCTTGCAGGATGTGTTTCACCTGCCGGTACTGGCGGAAATGTCGGAATGGATCCGGCGGGCCGACCTGCAAATCCATCATGCGATTGCGGCGGCGCCGGAACAATCCGCGTATCCCTTGACCGCGGCCCAGAAGCAAATCTATTACGCCCAACAGTTCGAAAATGCCGGGACAAGCTACAATATGCCGATGCTTTTCGAAATTGCGGGAGCGCTGGATACCGGTCGCCTTGAGGCCGCCTTTACTCGCGTTCTGGCGCGCCATGAAGCGCTGCGGACATCCATTCATATGGAAGCGGGCGAATTGTTCCAGCGTATTCACCGCCTGGATGAGCTGAGTTGGGAGCTTCTCAGACATGACATCGGGACAGAGACGACCGAGGACGGCCGGGGTTTCAGGGACGATCTGCCGCTGTTAACGAGATGGATGGCTTCCTTTGTCCGGCCGTTCGAGCTGTCACAGGCGCCGCTCGTTCGGGCTGCTCTGCTTAGACGATCCGCGAATCGTCATTACCTGGCATTGGATATGCACCATATCGTGTCGGACGGCGTCTCCGCCGGAGTGTTATACGAAGAACTTCTTGGACTATACCAGGGACTTCCCTTGAAGCCAATCCGTCTGCAATACAAGGATTATGCCGTGTGGGAACATCAACGGAAGGAGTCCCGCCAATTTGCGGACAGCGAGCAGTTCTGGATGGAGCAATATTCGGACTATACCGGCACGCCGGAGCTTCCGCTTGACCGGCCGCGTCCCGCCGAGCGGTCCCGTCAGGGAGACACCTTCCGGCTTGCGCTGCGGGACGATCTCTTCCGCCGCTTGCAACAGGCCGCCGCAAGTTATAACTCGACTCTTTTTATTCTGCTCGTCTCGGCGTACGGCACGCTTCTGTCCAAATATACCGGAGAAGAGGACATCGTGGTCGGAACCCCGGTTGCCGGCCGCGATCATGCGGATATCCAGTCCACGGCGGGGATGTTCGTCAATACATTACCGCTGCGCCTTCAGCCTGAGGCCAGCCTAACGGCAAGCGAGTATATCGGAAGAGTCAAGGAACGTGTGCTGGCTGCTTATGAGCACAGCGGTTATCCGCTGGCCGATATGATCGAGAAGCTGCGCATCCCGTTTCGTCCATCGCGGCATCCTCTGTTCGACACGATGTTTGTGCTCCAGGATTTGTCCATGGCCGCGAGAGAACTGCGGGATATAGCGGTTCGGCCGCTGACCTGGCAGGGGCGCGAAGCCAAGTTCGACATGACGTGGGCCTGGCATCGGGAAGACGATCGGCTTGTCGCGGATATCGAATACAGAACCGATTTGTGGGACAGGGACACGATCGAGCGGATGGCCGGGCATTTCGAGCACTTGCTCGAACAAATGCTGGATCATGGCGAGGCCAAGCTGATGGAGCTCGAACTGCTGACGCCGCCGGAGCATGACCTGCTTGCCTCGTGGAATGACACCGAAGCGGCGTATCCCCTCGAGATGACGGTCTTGTCCGCCTTCGAAGCGATCGTATCGGAACAGCCGCATCACCCTGCGCTTCGGTTTGGGGACACGAGCATTTCCTACAGGGAATTGAACGAGCGGGCCAACCGCATGGCGGCTCACCTGTGGCGGCAGGGCATCAGGCCGGGCGATGCCGTCGGGCTGTTGGCGGAACGCCGGCCGGAGATGATCATCGCCATTCTGGCGATATTGAAGACGGGTGGAGTGTACGTGCCGCTTGATTCAAGCTACCCGGAAGGAAGATTGGGCTGCATGCTGCAAGATTGCGAAGCGAGATGGCTTGTGGCCGATGCGGAGAAAACCTTGGCGAATTACGCGGGAACCGTCATTGCGCTTCGTGAACCGCAAATTTATGCCGAGGGAGCGTTCTCGTCTCCGAGAGCCCGGCCGGAAGCATCGGATCCGGTCTATATCATGTACACCTCCGGCTCTACAGGCGAGCCGAAGGGGGTGGTCACGACGCATGGCAATGTCGTGAACTTCTGCCGCAACCGGGCTTTCGTAGATATCGGCCCGGGGGACACCATCCTTCAATTGTCCAACTACGCCTTTGACGGATCGATCTTTGATATTTTTGGAGCGCTGCTTAACGGAGCGACACTGGTAATGATGACGAAGCGGCAATTGCAAGATGTATCCTTGCTGGCCAAGCTCCTGGCCGATGAGTCGATTACCGTCTTGTTCATGACCACCGCGTTATTCAATACGCTGGCGGATTATGACATGATCAGCCTCCAGGGCGTGCGCAAGCTGCTGGTCGGAGGGGAGGCGGCGTCGCTCAAGCACATCCTCAAAGGATTGGACGAACTGGGAGAGGGACGGATTCTGAATTGCTACGGCCCGACGGAAACGACGGTAATGGCCACGATGTATGAGGTGGACAATCGGGTAAGGGAGACCAAGCGCGTGCCGATCGGGCGAGCTGTTCATAATGTCCGTATATACGTGCTGAACCGGTGGGACAAGCTTCAGCCGATCGGCGTTCCGGGCGAGCTGTGCATTGCCGGCGACGGACTCGCTGCAGGCTATCTGGGAAGGCCGGAGCTGACGGAGGAGAAGTTTGCCAGCGGCGTGGTGCCGGGAGAGGATCGCATCTACCGGACGGGAGATCTGGTGCGTTGGCTGCCGGACGGGAATCTCGAATATATAGGCAGGATCGATCGGCAAGTCAAAATACGCGGCAACCGGATTGAACTCGGAGAGGTGGAGGAAGCCGTCGCGTCCTTGTCAATGGTAAGCGAAGCGGCGATCGTTGCGCACCGGGACGAGCAGGGCCATTCCATGCTGGCCGCCTATGTGGTGCCGACAGGCAATATCTCCGGAGCAACCGAAGATTTCGAAGCCGCTTGGAGGACGGAACTGAAGCGGCGGCTGCCGGAATACATGCTTCCTTCGGTATTCATTGTGCTGGACGCCATGCCGCTCACGCCGAACGGCAAGGTGGATCGGCAAGCGTTGGCCAAGCCCGAGCTTGTCGGATCGGCTTCTCGCAGCGCCCCTTCCTCCGCTGCGGAAAAGGAGCTTGCCGCACTGTGGTCAGAGCTCCTCGGGGCAGCTTCGATCGGGTCTCAAGACCATTTCTTCGAGCTGGGAGGCCATTCGCTGAAGGCGATGGCGCTGGTAGCGCAAATCAGCAAGCGCTGGGGCGTGAAGCTTTCCCTGCCGGAATTGTTCCATGCCGCCACGCTGGGTGAGATGGCCCGCTTGATCGAGCAGAGCGCGGCGGAGGAATACGAAGCTATCCCGCATACGCCGGAGCAAGCAACATATCCGGTCTCGTCGCCGCAAAAGAGGCTTTATCTCGTCGAGGAGTTCGAGGAGACAGGAACGAGCTACAATATGCCGGTGGCGCTAAGGCTGACGGGGAATGCCGATGCGAATAGACTCGAGCTGGCGCTGCTAGGTTTGATTCGCCGCCATGAAGCGTTGAGAACAAGTTATGTGATGATGGACGGCGAGATCAGACAGCGCGTTCATGCGATGACCGAAATCAGTTGGCGGATCGACAGGGTGCCTATGTCGAACTTGACAGCAGGCCTGTCCGGCGACGCTCTGATCCATTCCTTGATCCGCGGTTTTGTGCGCCCTTTTGATCTGAGCGCGGCACCGCTGCTGAGAGCGGCTCTGTACACCCTTTCCGAGGGTGAGCATCTATTCATTATGGATACTCATCATATCGTCTCGGATGGAATGACGACAGGAATTTTATATCGGGATCTCATCAAGCTGTATCAGGGAGACGCGCTGGATGCGATGCGGATTCAGTTCAAAGATTACGCCGTCTGGCTGGAGAATCGTCACAAGGAAGCCGCCCGCTTGGCCAGTGAGCGGTACTGGCTTGACAAATTCAAGGAAGCGCCTCCCGTTATCGATGTGCTTACGGAAGGAATCCGCCCGCCGCGGCGTCAATTCGCCGGCGGTACGCATGCGTTTGAACTGGACCCGGAATTGTCCCGGAAGCTGAAGGACCTCGCGGCACAATCGAATGCGACGCTCTTTATGGTGCTGTTGGCCGCCTATTATGTGCTGCTGTCCAAATATACGGGAGAAAAGGATATTGTCGTCGGCACGCCTATTGCCGGAAGAGATCACGCGGATGCCGCTTCCGTGGCCGGCATGTTTGTCAATACGCTTGCGCTGCGGCATGCGCCGGAAGGCCGCTATCAGGTTCAGGAATGGATCGAGCGGGTTCGCGAGGACACGCTGCTCGCCTTTGAGCACGGGAGCTATCCGTTGGATGAACTGATTGAGAAGCTGCGCATCGAACGGGATCCGAGCCGCAACCCTTTATTCGACACGATGTTTGTCCTGCAGGATGCGAAGCCTGAGACGATTCATCTGCCTAATCTGAGCATTGAGCCGATCGAGTGGCATAGCGGCATGGCCAAGTTCGACATGACCTGGGTCGTGGATGAAGATACAGACCTCCTTCGCATGACGGTCGAGTATAGAACCGACTTATATTCGGCCGCTCAGATAACACGGATGACAGAGCACTATGCGCATGTCCTGAGCCAGATGGCCGATCGTCCCGCTATGCTCCTGCGCGAAGTGCGCTTGATTACGGATGAGGAAGCGAACCGGATTTTGCATGAGTTTAACGATACCGATGCCGATTATCCGCGAGAGGCCACGATCCATCAGCTGTTTGAAGCGCAGGCGGCCCTCCGGCCGCAGCATCCGGCGCTCCGGTTCCTGAATCAATCCATAACGTATCAGGAGCTTGACGCGCTGGCTGAGCGGCTGGCGGATGCGCTTCGCTTCCAAGGAATGCGTCCAGGGGACCGCATCGGTCTGCTGGCGGACCGGTCTATCGAAATGATCGCAGCCATTATCGGAATTTTGAAGGCGGGCGGCGCCTACGTGCCTATCGACCCTTCTTACCCGGATGAGCGAGTGTCCTATATGCTCGATCATAGCGGCGCCCGCATCGTGATCGCCGCTTCCGGCAGAAGCATCTCCGGCTATGCCGGCCTGACGATTCCATTGGACGGGGACGCCTGGGCCGAATGCGTCCGCGCGGCCGGCGCCGCAGAGCCCGCACAGGCCGAGATTCCGCCGGATCCAGCCGCTATGCCGGCTTATGTCATGTATACTTCCGGCTCCACGGGCAAGCCCAAAGGCGTGATTACGACGCATCGGAACATTGTCAAGACGGTTCGCAATAACGGTTTTATCGCGCTGGGCGCGGAGGATCGCATCCTTCAGCTGTCCAACTATGCCTTTGACGGCTCGACCTTTGAGATTTTCGGCGCATTATTGAACGGCGCCACGCTTGTGCTTATCGCCAAAGGCGACGTCCTGGATATGGCTGAACTGGCGGCAATGATCGAAAGGGAGCGCATTACGTCCTTTTTTGCAACCGCCAGCCTCTTCAATGCTATGGTCGACTACAATGTTGCTTGTCTTGCAT includes these proteins:
- a CDS encoding non-ribosomal peptide synthetase, which encodes MLSPLRSSYKDYVIEQLAIAANADMADYWRNELRGCGKFAFPEPPALSAGQPPYTSVTPLSPELHDSLASAAQHQRVTVKSLCLAAYVGTLYQFSYENDILIGLVENGRPVRDDGARILGCFLNTVPLRTAIHPSMSWGELVQAVHRKQQEIKHYGRMSLVQILHAAGEQSSQGNPLFDTAFNFIDFHVYESVQPGLFEFMPYSFERTNTMLDFSVSVTLGELSVKMVSSYEQSFTDRILDVYVRVLDCLIHRAERMIDTADVMTRQEKELLRSFNETGAEYPRDAAITDRFRQQVWLHAKRPALIMGERELTYEELGARVDNLACKLLEEGIAPGQTVGLIAERSFEMITAIFAILRIGCAYVPLDPEFPAERLNLILADSQTEWLLAEDDLAVDGFGGNRISLTRGLCVPEDGDADGASARKLAAIPVLPDNLAYIMYTSGSTGQPKGVRTTHRNIVKTSVNNGFNDITETDRMLQLSNYAFDGSTYEIYGALLNGAALVLIPRQDALNAAELAKTLERQRITSAFMTSVVFNTVVDWDIQCLKHVRRLFFGGEAASRSHVIKALNYLGERRIANGYGPTETTVFAAAYPVDKQLLQLGSVPIGKPVHNTRAYVLNQAGQLQPVGVPGELYIAGEGLAQGYLGRPDLTGERFVPCPFEAGERMYKTGDLARWLPDGNLEYLGRIDQQVKIRGNRVELGEIENKLAEMESIREAAVVAERDNQGHSYLCAYVVPADASAAPVLEWKSKLRQALPEYMVPSAFITLEALPLTLNGKLDRKGLPEVPAQRGDSYSAPANAYEAKLARIWEEVLHIQNIGMEAHFFEIGGQSLKAMLLVAKIQKETGYNMSLQDVFQMPTIREMARWMMTTRPPAAEHQIEPAPQQEVYPASSIQSRLYIVQQFENAGTSYNMPIMLKLDGALDAARLEKALHRLIARHEVLRTSFEMRDGELVQRVHLPDSIQPSLIRHTIEASPGDEDAALSRFAGQFVRPFDLAAAPLIRAALLRLAPQRHVLLLDMHHIAADGMSVGILLDDLIGLYEERELAELRIQYKDYAVWEDARGGSGDDKNEQYWITRFQQAPPVVELPTDHVRPAVRTFTGSRMTVELDPDLAARLKTAAAARHDTLFMIMTGAYHILLAKYSGEEDIVVGTPFACREVLKEEPVAGMFANTLALRTHPSAGMKVSEYLDSVRKLVLEAFEHGAFPLQKLINRLSLPFDSSRHPLFDTMFVVEDEGVGRFELPGLSIAASEWDHGTSKFDMTWVCTSSDQGIQLAIEYRSNLWQPATMRRMAQHYIHIVTQMLDRPQLAIGELELLTESEKTQLEAWNATDMPYPRHLSVAELFERQCARNGQAEAVVMNSRRLTYQSLNEKANQLAWHLIAKGAKPGETVGLLMNRSPEMIIAILAVVKTGAAYVPLDPTFPPERMRFMLRDSDAKQVIVAEDYGIPGFGGESIPYREDIWGSLPVHNPEGKHRPVPEDALYIMYTSGSTGMPKGVVTTHRNVVKTVMNNGYVEITGEDRLLQVSNYAFDGATFDIYGALLHGATLVLIERDTLLQAAELAEVIRRENISVLFMTTALFNTLVDLGMDCLAGTRKVLFGGEKVSPRHVRKAAAALGEDRLMHMYGPTETTVFATSCSVGFGEHIPIGRPIHNTRVYVLNKEGKRQPVGVPGELYIGGEGLARSYLGQPELTAARFVDDPFRPGSLMYRTGDLVKWLPDGNLEFIERIDRQVKIRGNRIELGEVERHVRLLPGIAEAVVAASTDERGHSYLCAYVVPDKSGTFPSEQLPQSIAGWKNELRRQLPEYMVPAVFTRLETLPLTSNGKVDRAALPEPFLSREDNYVPAENAAQARLIRIWEDVLGTDGIGIYDHFFDAGGHSLKAMLLVGKIHQEFNVKLSLQDVFHLPVLAEMSEWIRRADLQIHHAIAAAPEQSAYPLTAAQKQIYYAQQFENAGTSYNMPMLFEIAGALDTGRLEAAFTRVLARHEALRTSIHMEAGELFQRIHRLDELSWELLRHDIGTETTEDGRGFRDDLPLLTRWMASFVRPFELSQAPLVRAALLRRSANRHYLALDMHHIVSDGVSAGVLYEELLGLYQGLPLKPIRLQYKDYAVWEHQRKESRQFADSEQFWMEQYSDYTGTPELPLDRPRPAERSRQGDTFRLALRDDLFRRLQQAAASYNSTLFILLVSAYGTLLSKYTGEEDIVVGTPVAGRDHADIQSTAGMFVNTLPLRLQPEASLTASEYIGRVKERVLAAYEHSGYPLADMIEKLRIPFRPSRHPLFDTMFVLQDLSMAARELRDIAVRPLTWQGREAKFDMTWAWHREDDRLVADIEYRTDLWDRDTIERMAGHFEHLLEQMLDHGEAKLMELELLTPPEHDLLASWNDTEAAYPLEMTVLSAFEAIVSEQPHHPALRFGDTSISYRELNERANRMAAHLWRQGIRPGDAVGLLAERRPEMIIAILAILKTGGVYVPLDSSYPEGRLGCMLQDCEARWLVADAEKTLANYAGTVIALREPQIYAEGAFSSPRARPEASDPVYIMYTSGSTGEPKGVVTTHGNVVNFCRNRAFVDIGPGDTILQLSNYAFDGSIFDIFGALLNGATLVMMTKRQLQDVSLLAKLLADESITVLFMTTALFNTLADYDMISLQGVRKLLVGGEAASLKHILKGLDELGEGRILNCYGPTETTVMATMYEVDNRVRETKRVPIGRAVHNVRIYVLNRWDKLQPIGVPGELCIAGDGLAAGYLGRPELTEEKFASGVVPGEDRIYRTGDLVRWLPDGNLEYIGRIDRQVKIRGNRIELGEVEEAVASLSMVSEAAIVAHRDEQGHSMLAAYVVPTGNISGATEDFEAAWRTELKRRLPEYMLPSVFIVLDAMPLTPNGKVDRQALAKPELVGSASRSAPSSAAEKELAALWSELLGAASIGSQDHFFELGGHSLKAMALVAQISKRWGVKLSLPELFHAATLGEMARLIEQSAAEEYEAIPHTPEQATYPVSSPQKRLYLVEEFEETGTSYNMPVALRLTGNADANRLELALLGLIRRHEALRTSYVMMDGEIRQRVHAMTEISWRIDRVPMSNLTAGLSGDALIHSLIRGFVRPFDLSAAPLLRAALYTLSEGEHLFIMDTHHIVSDGMTTGILYRDLIKLYQGDALDAMRIQFKDYAVWLENRHKEAARLASERYWLDKFKEAPPVIDVLTEGIRPPRRQFAGGTHAFELDPELSRKLKDLAAQSNATLFMVLLAAYYVLLSKYTGEKDIVVGTPIAGRDHADAASVAGMFVNTLALRHAPEGRYQVQEWIERVREDTLLAFEHGSYPLDELIEKLRIERDPSRNPLFDTMFVLQDAKPETIHLPNLSIEPIEWHSGMAKFDMTWVVDEDTDLLRMTVEYRTDLYSAAQITRMTEHYAHVLSQMADRPAMLLREVRLITDEEANRILHEFNDTDADYPREATIHQLFEAQAALRPQHPALRFLNQSITYQELDALAERLADALRFQGMRPGDRIGLLADRSIEMIAAIIGILKAGGAYVPIDPSYPDERVSYMLDHSGARIVIAASGRSISGYAGLTIPLDGDAWAECVRAAGAAEPAQAEIPPDPAAMPAYVMYTSGSTGKPKGVITTHRNIVKTVRNNGFIALGAEDRILQLSNYAFDGSTFEIFGALLNGATLVLIAKGDVLDMAELAAMIERERITSFFATASLFNAMVDYNVACLASIRRVFIGGETASRAHMLRAYEFLGPRRIANAYGPTETTVFATTYNVDEGLQAMDTVPIGRPIHNTKTYVVDPDGHLLPVGIAGELLIAGEGLAQQYLGDPELTNARFVTVPWLGEERAYRTGDRVRWLADGKLEFISRMDDQVKIRGHRIEPGEIEARLLEHPGIREAAVLARKEEKGHYLCAYLVSPEGFNDKELRKYLEERLPDYMIPSYFVPMEQLPLTRNGKLDRRSLPEPDISQLQQSYVPPGTENEKILAEVWSEVLGIKRIGIEDNYFVLGGDSIKSIQIISKLAKYNRKLQVKHLMLHPTIAECAPYVEYADEHRSADRQSPVTGELPLTPIQRWFFERGFECEEHWNQSMMLYNRQGWDQSTVRKAFDRLVEHHDALRTRFRREKEGIVQTMFGLEEGPYYALDVYETDSGDEAAARLESLACELQSALNIESMLIRLGLFKTDQGDHLLIIIHHLLIDGVSWRILLEDFQQIYHSLRAGEQPALPPKTDSYLEWSRQLLKYAGEEQALRELPYWRKLHKRFSELPVRKAEACTYRNSRTVAIELEEPVTRKLLTEAHRAYHTEVIDLLLAALALTYEEDTAICLEGHGREEGMVQADVTRTIGWFTSMYPVLLSLPSRELADAVRSVKEMLRGIPAKGAGYAILKYLTPEFRDEVDILREEPDIVFNYLGQFDDSTDEDKPALSPMPMGDLISPLNQMSHLEEWNCVVSEGRFRLTLRYHPQAVDEDTAQRRVTAYASHLLSLIEHCLNREDEQFTPSDFTDADLTFDELDDISDIVSKL